The Rhodobacter sp. 24-YEA-8 DNA segment GGGCGCGACTCCCGCTTCTGATGCTGGCGCTTGCAGTGCTGGGGCTTATCTGGGCGGTGCAGACCGGGCGCTCGGCGCTCGGGCCTTTGGGCGTGATGCTTGGCTCCTGGGTGGTCTTTGGCGCATTGACCGATCTTTGGGGGCGCAGCGGGCGTGGGGGGGACCGGCTTGGGCGTCTGATGCGACTGCCGCGCTCGGAATGGGGCAAGGTCGTGGCCCATGCCGGGATGGGCGTTACGGTTTTCGCCGTCTCGGCCCTCTTGGCCTGGAAGGTTGAGGAGATCAGTGTCGTCCGGGAGGGCGAGAGTTTCCGCCTTGGCCCTTATGATGTGCAGCTGGCCAATGTGCGCGAGGTGCGTGGCCCGAATTACATCTCGACCATGGCCGAAATGGTGGTGACGAGGGGCGGCGCGCGGGTTGTGGTGCTTTACCCGGAAAAACGGACCTATCCGGTGCAGGGGATGCCGACGACCGAGGCCGGGATTGATTACGGCTGGTTGCGCGACATCTACCTGGTGATCGGCGATCCGCAGGAGGGCGGCGGCTGGGCGGTACGTGCCTATATCGAACCCTTTGCCAACTGGCTTTGGGGCGGATGCCTGATGATGGCGCTTGGCGGGCTGATCAGCCTGACCGACCGGCGTTACCGGGTGGCTGCGAGCGGGGCGAAGGCCGCGCCCAAAGGTGCAAAGGTGCCGGCGGAATGAGGCTTAAGGCGTTTTTCATCGCGGCGCTGATGCTGCTTGCGGGCCCCGTTCTGGCGGTACAGCCCGATGAGATCCTGGCGGATCCCGGCCTTGAAACCCGGGCCCGCATGATCAGCCGCGAGATCCGCTGTCCGGTCTGCCAGGGCGAGACCATTGACGATTCCACTGCGCCGATCAGCCGGGATCTGCGGCTGATCATTCGCGAGCGGCTGGTGGCGGGCGACAGCAATGACGAGGTCATCGACTTTGTGGTGGCGCGCTATGGCGAATTCGTGCTGTTCAACCCGCGCGCATCGGGATGGAACTGGATTTTGTGGCTCTCGGGGCCGGTGGCGCTGCTGGCTGCGGGGGGCGGGATATGGCTGGCGCGCCGCAAGCGCCAGGCTGCGGTGCCCGCTCCACCAGTGCCGCTGAGCGCCGAAGAAGAGGCGCGCCTGGCCGAGATTTTGAAGGACTGACGCGGCGTCCCGCCCGCTTTTGCTGAGCCCCGGCTTCAGCTTGTACGCCTCACCGGTGGTAAATGCCGAGAGCGACAAGGCGCAGTCCGGGCCGATCCGGGCTCTGGCCGGGATTTCGGCGAAGATGTCGCGGCGTTTCCTGAAAATCGTCCGGCGCGCCTTGCCACTGCGCAAGCCCCACTTTCCTTTGATACATTCCCATGCTAGCAGCGCGCCCACACACGGGCCGCATCTGTGGCCCCCCAGAATTTGGAGAGCCCCATGGCCCTTGAGCGCACCTTCTCGATCATCAAACCCGATGCCACCAAACGCAACCTGACCGGCAAGATCGTCGCGAAATTCGAAGAGGCCGGCCTGCGCGTCGTCGCATCGAAGCGCGTGCAGCTGACCGCCGCTCAGGCTGGTGAGTTCTACGGCGAGCACCGTGACCGCCCCTTCTATGGCGAACTCGTCTCCTTCATGATCTCGGAGCCGGTGGTTCTGCAGGTGCTGGAAGGTGAAGGCGCGATCGCGAAAAACCGCGAAGTCATGGGCGCGACCGATCCGGCTGCGGCTGCAGAGGGCACCATCCGCAAGGAATTCGCGCTGTCGAAAGGCGAAAACTCGGTTCACGGCTCGGACAGCCCGGAATCGGCTGCCCGCGAGATCGCCTTCTTCTTCTCGGGTCTTGAACTGGTCGGCTGAGCCGCCGGTTGAACAGGAGCCGAAATCTGAATTCAGATTTCGGCACAAATTCCTGCTCAGGAATTTGAGCGCGCCTCTGGTTCAGGGGCGCGCTTTTTTGCTCAGGCGCAGCAGTCTTTGCCGGATGGACTGTCTGAAGCCAGCCCCGCGAGGATCGGGCAATCGGGCCGATGATCACCGGCGCAGGCGCTGACAAGGTCTGTAAGCGTTGCCTGCATCGCCTTCAGCTCTTTGATTTTCGCCGCAATCTGGGTGAGATGGCTTTGCGCCAGCGCTTTGACATCGGCGCTCGCCCGCGACTGATCCTCATAAAGGGCCATCAGCGCCCGGCATTCCCCGATGGTAAAGCCAAGCGAGCGCGCGCGGCCGAGAAAGGCGAGTTTGTGCAGGTCGCTCTCGCGAAATGCGCGGTAGCCATTGGCGGCGCGCAAGGGGCGGATCAGGCCGATCTCCTCGTAATAGCGGATGGTTTTTGCGGGCAGGCCGGCGCGCGCGGCCACGTCTTTGATGTTCATTGCACAGCCCTCACAAAGCGCAATCTCAGCGCATTGGTCAGCACGAAGATCGAGGATAAAGCCATCGCCCCCGCCGCCAGCATCGGCGACAGCTGCGGGCCGCCAAAGGGCACCAGTACGCCCGCGGCCACCGGGATCAGCGCGGTATTATAGCCGAAAGCCCAGATCAGGTTCTCGCGGATATTCTTCATCACCGCGCGGCTGAGCCGCAGCGCCGAAGCCACTGCCAGCGGATCACCCCGCATCAGCACGACATCGCCCGCCTCGATCGCCACATCGCTGCCCGATCCCATCGAGATCCCGACCCCGGCCGCCGCCAGCGCCGGTGCGTCATTGATGCCATCGCCGACAAATGCGCCGCCGATCCGGCTGACGATCTCTTGCTTGCCTTCCGGCAACACGCCGGCATGGACCTCTTCGATGCCAAGCCGGGCGGCGACATGGCGCGCGGCTGCTTCGGTATCGCCCGAGATCATCGCCGGCGTCACGCCCATCTCTTTCAGCGCCGCAATGGCGCGGGCCGAGCCGGGTTTCAGCTGATCCGCCACCCGGATCAACCCGGCCACCTCGCCGTCTTTTGCGACAAAGACCAGGCTTTCGCCACGTGCAGCGGCTGCCTCGGCACTGGCCACCAGTGCCTCGGGGATATGGTCAAACATCCGTGCGGCACCGACGGCGATGCGGCTTTCCCCGACAAGGGCCTCGGCGCCGTAGCCGGGGCGGGTGGAGAAGTCGCGCGCGTCCGGGATGTCACCTCCGGCGGCGGCGAGGATCGCATTGGCCAGCGGATGTTCCGAGCCACGCTCGACCGCCGCCGCAAGGGGCAGGAGGGTCGCGTCCCCCTCGATCCCGACCACATGCGGGCGGCCCTCGGTCAGGGTTCCGGTTTTATCAAAGCTGATACGCCTCTGATCGGAAAGCCGTTGCAGCGCCTCGCCGCGCCGGAACAACACACCCATCTGCGCCGCACGACCCGTGCCGACCAGGATCGAAACCGGGGTGGCGAGACCCATCGCACAGGGGCAGGCGATGATCAGGACAGAGACTCCGGCGACCAGCGCCCGGGCCACATCGCCGGTCAGCGCAAGCCAAAGCCCAACGGTCACTGCCGCCACACCCAGAACCGCCGGCACAAACCACATGGTCACGCGGTCGATCAGCGCCTCGACCGGCAGTTTCGAGCCCTGGGCTTCTTCGACCATGGCGGTGATACGGGCCAGAACCGTATCTGCCCCCACCGCCGAGACCTCGATCACCAATGCCCCATTGCCGTTGACGGTGCCGCCGGTCACGCGGTCGTCAGCCGTTTTGGCCACCGGCAACGGCTCGCCGGTGAGCATGCTTTCATCCACCGCAGACATGCCCGAGATCACCCGCCCGTCGACCGGCACCCGTTCTCCGGCGCGCAGCGCAACCCGCATTCCGGGGGTGAGATCCGCGACCGCGATATCGGTCCCGTCTTCAAGCCGCGCAGTTTTCGGCTGCAGGCCGATCAGGCCGGCAATGGCGGCACCGGCACGACCACGTGCCCGCGCCTCCATCGCACGACCGGCAAGGATCAGCGCCACGATCACGGCGGCGGCCTCGAAATAGACGGCGCGGGCGCTTTCGGGAAACAGCCCGGGCAGGGCCAGAACCAGCGCCGAGTAGGACCAGGCCGCCAGTGTGCCAAGCGCCACGAGACTGTTCATATCGGGGGCGGCCCGCAACAGCGCCGGGATGCCTTTGACGAAGAACCGCCTGCCGGGGAATGCCAGAACCAGGCTCGCCAGCACGAATTGCATCAGCCAGATCTGGGTGGTGCCAAAAGCCATATGCAGCCAATGGTGGAAGGACGGGATCAGATGGCCGCCCATCTCGGTCACAAAGACGGGCAGGGTGAGCACCGCCGCGATCAGCGTATCGCGCCACAGGATCCGTTCATCACGTCCCGGATCCGCAGGGGGCGCGGTCGCCAGCGGCACCGTCTTATAGCCCGCTTTGGTGACCGCATTGGCAAGGGCGGCCGGATCCGATGTTTGCCACAGTTCGACTGTCGCGCGCCGTGTCGCCAGATTGGCTGTGGCCGAGATCACGCCCGGCTGCGCCTTCAGCACCCGCTCCACCCGTCCGGTACAGGAGGCGCAGGTCATGCCCTCGACCGAAAGCTCGACCGTCACGGGCTTGACCGGATAGCCGATTTTCGCGACGCTGGCGGCAAGCGCTTGCGGATCGGCCGGGGCGTGATAGCGCACCTGCGCCTCGCCAGTGGCGAAATTGGCGCTGGCCTCCTCGACGCCAGGCACGGCTTTCAGCGCGCGCTCCACGCGACCGGTGCAGGAGGCGCAGGTCATGCCCTCCAGCTGAAGTCGGGCGAGGCTGGCCTGGTCTGCTGCAGTATGGTGCGGGGGTGTCAGAGTACTGGTCATGGAATGATCCCTTTCGGGTAAGACATATGAGGCTTCCGGTCACAGGAAGGTCAAGACCCCTGGCCGGGAAAATGTCATGCGGCTTTTGCATGGCTGGTTTGTGCCATCGCAGGGCTTGACCTTACCCCTGCGGGAAGGCGCATATCACGGTGAAAGACAGGAGATCACGATGATCAGACTTTCGGTTCCCGATATGAATTGCGGCCATTGCAAAGCCTCGGTGGAGGCGGCGCTGAAGCCGATTGCGCAAAGCGTTGCGGTCGATCTGGCCCAGCGCGAGGTGACGGTTGAGGGCGCGGATGCCGGTGCGGCTGTGGCGGCGCTGGATGAGGCAGGCTTTCCGGCGACGGTGCTTGCCTGAGCCGGTGCTGACCTGGCTGGCGCCGTTTAGGGGGCGTCAGCCGCGCAGTTTCTCGTCATTTTGCCCTTCTGAGCGGCACGGACTGTGGCGAATGCCGCACATGTGAACATTCACGACGGATTGGTGCCGAATCACCCACTTGTATAGTGTTTCGCGAAAGCGCAAATGAGGTTTCAGAGCAGCATCGCTGCTTTTTACCTCGTGGAGCAGTAAAATGGCGACGAAACAACAACCTCAGCAGGGTGGAAGCCAATCCCCCGCACCCCAGCAGCAACAGCAGCAGGGCAGCACCCCGCAGCAGCAGCAGGGCGGAAAAACGATTTTCACGGACTGGGCTTCGATCTGAGCCCATACGGCTGACCGGTGGGATGACCCCTGGTCGGAGCGTCGGAACAAAGAACAGGGTCGGCCCCGGAGGCCGGCCCTTTTGCGTTTCACTGATGCGCTGCCAACGCGTGCATTCCGGGCGTGTATTCCGGGCGCGCGGGTCGGGCAGAGCGGTTTGCCCAGGCCGGGATCAGAGGCGGGGCTTGCAGCCCGCCGTCGGGGCTGCGAAACTTGCACCATGACACAGCCACAGCCTGATCAGTCCGGTCCTCAGGAGGACGCCGTCTCGTCGATTCCAAATCTTGGGCCGGCGACCGAGGCCGCCTTCGCGCGTGCCGGGATCCTCAGCGCCGGCGAGCTGCGGGCACTGGGGGCTGATGAGGGCTATCGCCGGCTGCTGCTTTCAGGCAGCAGACCGCATTTCATCGGCTATTATGTCATCGTGATGGGCCTGCAGGGGCGGCCCTGGAATGATTGTAAGGGCGAAGAGAAAAAGGCCCTGCGCAAACGGTTTGATGCAATCTGCAAAGAGACGCGCAATTCCGACAGCGGCCGCAATCTGGCGCTGGATCAGGCGCTGCGCGATATCGGCGTGGTCGCAAAAGCCAGCTGAGCGACGGCGCCCGCACCGTGATGCCTCAGGCGACACGCAGCTGGCGGGCGAGGGCGTCATTGCCATCCACAAGGTCAGACAGCCGCGTGGCGTCAAGCCTTGCGTAAAACGCATCCAGCGCCCCGTTGAGCACACAGGTCAGCCGGCAGTTTCCGGCCAGCGGGCAGTCGCCCTTTTCCGGGCCGATGCAATCGCTGAAGGCCAGCACGCGTTCGAATTTGCGAAACACCTCGCCGACCGTCACCTCTTCGGGCGGGCGCGCCAGTGTCAGCCCGCCGGAACGTCCGCGAATGGTTTTCAGGAAACCCTGCTGCGCCAGCAGATAAATGACCTGGGCGAGATGGTTCTCCGAGGCATTGCAGGCCTGGGCAATCTCGGTCCGCCGGACGATCCGGCCGGGATTCACGGCACAAAACATCAGGGTCTTCATGGCGAGGCTCGTGCGCGTGGTCAGATGCATTCCCGGGTCTCCTGGATGATGAATACCCATGTTTTCCGGGCCCGGGACCGGGTCGCGCCATGACATAGATCAGATATGCCTTTTTCCGTGGCGCTTTTTCAGGCCAGGGAGGGGCGGATATGGCGCAATATGCAGATGCAGCATTGCGCTTGATCCGCGCCGCCTGTTCATATGGGTCGTAACCGTTAGCGAGACAGGTGTTCCCAGGTGACCGACTCCAGCCATTCCTTCAGCGAACTCCTGCCCGGTGACCTCTCGACCGACATCTTGCGGCATCTGACATTCACCCTGGGCAAAGATGGCGCCAATGCGAGCCTCTATGACTGGCGGATGGCCCTGTCTTACGCCGTCAGGGACCGGATTGTTGAGCCCTGGTTCAAATCGACCAGAAAGACCTGGGCCACAGGGCATAAGCGTGTCTGCTACCTGTCGATGGAGTTTCTGATCGGGCGGCTCCTGGAAGATGCGATCACCAATCTCGGGCTTTATGACAAGGCCGATCAGGCGATGTCGGCGGTGGGGATGGATCTGCGCGCGCTGATCGGGAACGAGCCGGATGCCGCGCTCGGGAATGGCGGGCTCGGGCGGCTTGCGGCATGTTTCATGGAATCGATGGCAACGGTGGGGTGCCCGGCTTACGGCTATGGAATCCGCTATGAGCATGGTCTTTTCCGCCAGATCTTCGAGGGCGGACGCCAGGTCGAGACGCCGGAAGACTGGCTGAGCCAGGCCCACCCCTGGGAATTCCCACGCCCCGAAAGCGCCTATCTGATCGGCTTCAAGGGCGAGGTCGCCAGGAAAGACGGCAGACAGATATGGACCCCGGGCGAGACCGTACTGGCCGAGGCATATGATACGCCGGTGATCGGCTGGCAGGGCAAATGGGCCAATACGCTGCGGCTTTGGGCGGCGAAACCGACAACGCAATTCGATCTCGAACGTTTCAATCGCGGCGATTACGCGGCCGCCGCCGAACCCGAGGCGCTGGCGCGCACGCTGTCCCGCGTCCTTTATCCCGATGACACCACCTATCAGGGCAAAGAACTCAGGCTGAAACAGGAGTTCCTGCTGACCTCTGCCGCGCTTCAGGACATCATCCGCCGTTTTCTCACCGCCAACAGCAATCTGCGAGATCTGCCGAAACATGTGGCGATCCAGATGAATGACACCCATCCTGCGATTGCGGGGCCAGAGCTCATCCGGCTTTTGACCGACGAACACGGGATGGATTTCGCCGATGCGCTGGAAACGGCGCAGGGCTGTCTGGGCTATACGAACCACACGCTGCTTCCCGAAGCGCTGGAGCGTTGGGCGACATTCACCTTTGGGAATGTGCTGCCGCGCCATATGCAGATTGTCGAGCGCATCGATGCCTGGCACCGCGAGACCTATAATCCGCCGCATTATGTTGGCATCGTGAAGCATCACGAGGTCCGGATGGGCGAGCTGGCCTTTATCACGTCGCATAAAGTGAACGGGGTTTCGGCGCTGCATTCGGACCTGGTGAAGAAGAACCTCTTCTCAGAGCTGAACATCTTGCATCCGGGGCGGATCATCAATGAAACCAATGGTGTAACCCCGCGTCGCTGGCTGAAAATGTGCAATCGCCCGCTGGCGGCACTGATCACAGAAACCATTGGCGAGGGCTGGGAGGATGATCTCGACCGGCTGAAGGGGCTTGAGCCGCATGTCGGGGATGCCGGGTTTTGCGAGGCCTTCCACGAGGCCAAGCGTATCAATAAGATCCGCGTCTCGAACCGGATCGGCGAGGCCTACGGGATCAAGGTCTCACCGGATGCGATGTTCGACGTCCAGGTCAAGCGGATCCATGAATATAAGCGCCAGCTTCTGAACATTCTGGAAACCATCGCGCATTGGAACAAGCTCAGGAACGGGCAGATCGCCAATCCCGTGCCGCGGGTCAAGATATTCGGTGGCAAGGCCGCGCCCGGCTACGCGGTGGCGAAAGAGATCATCCGGCTTATCAATGACACCGCAGAAGTCATTAATAATGATCCGAAAACCGGTGATCTCCTGAAAGTGGTTTACCCGGCGAATTACAATGTCTCGATGGCGGAATGGCTGGTTCCGGCTGCCGATCTTTCGGAACAGATTTCGACGGCCGGCAAAGAGGCCTCTGGCACCGGCAATATGAAATTCATGATGAATGGCGCGCCGACCATCGGCACGCTTGACGGCGCGAATGTCGAGATATTGCAGGAGGTGGGCGCGGAGAACTTCTTCCTCTTCGGGCTGACCGCCGAAGAGGTGATCGAACGGCGCAAAGAGGCCGAACATGAGCGCCGCGCCATCGAGGCAAGCCAGGAATTGCAGGACGCGCTGCAGATGATCGCAGAGGGGCGTTTTTCACCCGATCAGCCCGACCGCTATCACGGCATCGTCCATGGCGTCTGGCACCATGACTATTTCCTCGTCTCGTCCGATTTCGCCTCTTACCACGCGGTGCAATCTCAGGTGGATGCCGCTTTCGCAGATCGCGGACGCTGGACCCGGATGGCCGCATTAAACACCGCGCGCAGTGGATTTTTCTCGTCAGACCGGACAATCCGTGGCTACATGAAAGATGTGTGGAATGTGACTTCGGCATTGTAAGCCGGTTGAAGGGAAGGCCCATAAGTGGGAACAGCGGCTGGACTGCCCGATGATGTGGATGTCCGTGCGATAGCCGAGGGCCGTCACGGCGATCCTTTTTCCGTTCTCGGGCTGCATGACTATGCAGGCCGCTGGGTTCTGACCGCATTCATGCCCGATGCCGCGCGTCTGATCGTGGTAACACCGGGCGGCGAGTATCGGGCCAGAGCCTGGCCCGGCATTCCTGGGGTCTTCACCTGCGACTTGCCGGGCTGGTCGGGTTATCGCCTGCGGGCCGAGGGTGCTGGCTGGGCCTGGGAATACGACGACCCCTACGCGTTCGGGCCGGTTCTGGGCGAGATTGACGAATATCTCCTGGGCGAAGGCAGCCATCAGCGGCTCTGGCAGGCGCTTGGCGGTCATCTGATCACCCATGAGAGCGTTGAGGGCGCGCATTTCGCGGTCTGGGCACCCTCGGCCGAGCGCGTCTCGGTTGTGGGAGCCTTCAACACCTGGGATGGACGCCGGCATGTGATGCGCCAGCGTGGTCAGACCGGCATCTGGGAGATTTTCATCCCCGGGCTGAAGGAACGCGAAAGCTATAAATACGAGATCCGGGGCCAGGGCGGCCAGATCCTGCCGCTGAAATCCGATCCGGTCGGTTTTGGCTCGGAACATCCGCCGGCGAATGCCAGCGTCCTGCGCCGTCTGCCGGGCGCGCATGAAGAGGGCGCCTGGCCCGAGATCAGGGCAAGGCGGAATTCCGTCGATGCGCCGATCTCGATCTATGAGGTTCATGCGGCGTCATGGCGACGGGCAGAGGGCGGGCGGATCCTGTCCTGGGCTGAGCTTTCCGAACAGTTGCTTGGTTATGTCGAGTGGATGGGCTATACCCATATCGAGCTTTTGCCGGTTTCCGAATACCCGTTCGACGGATCCTGGGGCTATCAGCCGATCGGGCTTTTCGCCCCAACCGTGCGCCATGGTACGCCCGACGAATTCCGCGCTTTCATCGCCGCCGCGCATCGGCGCGGCATTGGCGTGATCCTGGACTGGGTGCCCGGCCATTTCCCGACCGATCCGCATGGGCTGGGCCATTTCGACGGCACCGCGCTTTATGAACACCAGGACCCGAAGGAAGGCTTCCATCAGGACTGGAACACGCTGATCTATAATTACGGCCGGGCCGAGGTTTCTAACTATCTGATCTCGAACGCGCTTTACTGGCTGGAAGTTTACGGCGCCGACGGGCTGCGGGTGGATGCCGTGGCCTCGATGCTCTATCGCGACTATTCGCGCGCGCCGGGGCAGTGGGTGCCGAACAAGGATGGCGGGCGCGAGAATTACGAGGCCATCGCCATGCTGCGCGCGATGAACACCGCCGTTTATGCCCATTGCCCCTGGGCGATGACATCGGCCGAGGAATCCACCAGCTTTCCCGGCGTGTCGCGTGCTGTGGATCAGGGCGGTCTGGGGTTCGGGTTCAAATGGAACATGGGCTGGATGAATGACAGCCTGGATTACATGAAGCTTGATCCGGTTTACCGGCAATTTGACCACAATAAGATGACCTTTGCGTCATCCTATGCCTTCAGCGAAAACTTCGTGCTGCCGATCAGCCATGACGAGGTGGTGCATGGCAAAGGTTCGATGATTGGCAAGATGCCGGGGGAAGGTGAACAACAATTCGCCAACCTGCGGGCGTTTTACGGGTTCATGTGGGGCCATCCGGGCAAGAAACTGTTGTTCATGGGCCAGGATTTCGCGCAGGGACGCGAATGGAACCATGATCGTGGCCTCGACTGGGATCAGGAGGCGATCCCGGCCCATCGCGGCGTGCAGCTCTGGCTGCGGGATCTGAACTTTCTCTATCGCGACACGCCGGCGCTTTACCGCCATGACACGCGGCCCGAGGGGTTCCGCTGGCTTTTGGCCGATGAGGCGGAGGCATCGGTCTTTGCCTGGGCCCGCTTTGGCGATGCCGGGGACGCGCCGGTCGTGGTTGCCTGCAACATGACCCCGGTCGCGCGCCAGGTCAGGCTTGGCCTGCCAGGAAATGGCTTCTGGCGCGAAAGGCTCAACAGTGATGCGGCCGTCTATGGTGGCCAGGATCGCGGCAATCTCGGCAGTGTGGTCACTGAGGAAATCGCAGCGCAGGGCGAGCCGGTTTCGGCCATGGTGACGCTGCCACCGCTGTCATCTGTATTTTTGGAACGAGTGATCGAGTAGCGGCCCGGTCTGACAAACCGCCATATCCGGGGAGGGGAATATGAAGGCAAGAGTGAACAAGAGACTGTCGGCCCAGGCCATGGCTTTCGTGCTGGCAGGAGGGCGGGGATCGCGGCTGAAAGAGCTGACCGACCGGCGCGCGAAACCGGCGGTTTATTTTGGCGGCAAGCAGCGGATCATCGATTTCGCGCTTTCGAATGCGCTGAATTCCGGCATCCGCAAAATGGCGATCGCGACGCAATACAAGGCCCATAGCCTGATCCGCCATGTCCAGCGCGGCTGGAGCTTTTTCCGCGCCGAGCGCAATGAATATCTCGATGTTCTGCCCGCCAGCCAGCGGATGGATGAGGTGAACTGGTATCGCGGCACCGCCGATGCGGTGGCGCAGAATATCGACATCATCGACAGCTATAATGTCCGGTATGTGGTGATCCTTGCCGGGGATCACATTTACAAAATGGATTACGAGATCATGCTGCAACAGCATGTCGATACCGGGGCCGATGTGACCATAGGCTGTCTGACCGTCCCGCGGGCGGAGGCCTCGGCCTTTGGTGTGATGGCGGTCGATGGCCAGATGCGGATCACCGATTTCCTTGAGAAGCCCGCCGATCCACCGGGGATCCCCGGGGATGAGGCACATGCGCTCGCCTCGATGGGGATCTATGTTTTTGACTGGGCGTTTTTGCGCGATCTGCTGCTTCGCGATGTGGTTGACAGCAATTCCAGCCATGATTTCGGCAATGACCTTATCCCGGCCATTGTCAGGGGCGGCAAAGCTATCGCGCATCGCTTTGCCGACAGCTGCGTGACGACCGGCATCGAAGATGAGCCTTACTGGCGCGACGTGGGCACGCTGGATGCTTATTGGCAGGCCAATATCGACCTGACCGAATTCGTGCCCAAGCTGGATCTTTATGACCGGGACTGGCCGATCTGGACCTATGCCGAGATCGTGCCGCCGGCGAAATTCATCCATGACGAGGATGGGCGGCGCGGTCAGGCGATCTCTTCTCTGGTTTCAGGGGATTGCATCGTCTCGGGGTCTGAGATCAGGAATTCTCTGCTGTTCACCGGCTGCCGGGCGCATAGTTTTTCGGTGCTGGAACATGTGGTTGCGCTTCCACGGGTGGATATTGGCAGGAATGCGGAACTCAGAAATTGCGTGATTGATTCCGGGGTGATGATCCCGGAGGGGTTGATCGTGGGGCATGATCCCGAGGAGGACGCGCGCTGGTTCCGCCGCAGTGAAGGCGGTGTGGTGC contains these protein-coding regions:
- a CDS encoding cytochrome c-type biogenesis protein; translated protein: MRLKAFFIAALMLLAGPVLAVQPDEILADPGLETRARMISREIRCPVCQGETIDDSTAPISRDLRLIIRERLVAGDSNDEVIDFVVARYGEFVLFNPRASGWNWILWLSGPVALLAAGGGIWLARRKRQAAVPAPPVPLSAEEEARLAEILKD
- the ndk gene encoding nucleoside-diphosphate kinase gives rise to the protein MALERTFSIIKPDATKRNLTGKIVAKFEEAGLRVVASKRVQLTAAQAGEFYGEHRDRPFYGELVSFMISEPVVLQVLEGEGAIAKNREVMGATDPAAAAEGTIRKEFALSKGENSVHGSDSPESAAREIAFFFSGLELVG
- the cueR gene encoding Cu(I)-responsive transcriptional regulator, with protein sequence MNIKDVAARAGLPAKTIRYYEEIGLIRPLRAANGYRAFRESDLHKLAFLGRARSLGFTIGECRALMALYEDQSRASADVKALAQSHLTQIAAKIKELKAMQATLTDLVSACAGDHRPDCPILAGLASDSPSGKDCCA
- a CDS encoding copper-translocating P-type ATPase, translated to MTSTLTPPHHTAADQASLARLQLEGMTCASCTGRVERALKAVPGVEEASANFATGEAQVRYHAPADPQALAASVAKIGYPVKPVTVELSVEGMTCASCTGRVERVLKAQPGVISATANLATRRATVELWQTSDPAALANAVTKAGYKTVPLATAPPADPGRDERILWRDTLIAAVLTLPVFVTEMGGHLIPSFHHWLHMAFGTTQIWLMQFVLASLVLAFPGRRFFVKGIPALLRAAPDMNSLVALGTLAAWSYSALVLALPGLFPESARAVYFEAAAVIVALILAGRAMEARARGRAGAAIAGLIGLQPKTARLEDGTDIAVADLTPGMRVALRAGERVPVDGRVISGMSAVDESMLTGEPLPVAKTADDRVTGGTVNGNGALVIEVSAVGADTVLARITAMVEEAQGSKLPVEALIDRVTMWFVPAVLGVAAVTVGLWLALTGDVARALVAGVSVLIIACPCAMGLATPVSILVGTGRAAQMGVLFRRGEALQRLSDQRRISFDKTGTLTEGRPHVVGIEGDATLLPLAAAVERGSEHPLANAILAAAGGDIPDARDFSTRPGYGAEALVGESRIAVGAARMFDHIPEALVASAEAAAARGESLVFVAKDGEVAGLIRVADQLKPGSARAIAALKEMGVTPAMISGDTEAAARHVAARLGIEEVHAGVLPEGKQEIVSRIGGAFVGDGINDAPALAAAGVGISMGSGSDVAIEAGDVVLMRGDPLAVASALRLSRAVMKNIRENLIWAFGYNTALIPVAAGVLVPFGGPQLSPMLAAGAMALSSIFVLTNALRLRFVRAVQ
- a CDS encoding heavy-metal-associated domain-containing protein, with the translated sequence MIRLSVPDMNCGHCKASVEAALKPIAQSVAVDLAQREVTVEGADAGAAVAALDEAGFPATVLA
- a CDS encoding TfoX/Sxy family DNA transformation protein — translated: MTQPQPDQSGPQEDAVSSIPNLGPATEAAFARAGILSAGELRALGADEGYRRLLLSGSRPHFIGYYVIVMGLQGRPWNDCKGEEKKALRKRFDAICKETRNSDSGRNLALDQALRDIGVVAKAS
- a CDS encoding Rrf2 family transcriptional regulator, whose translation is MHLTTRTSLAMKTLMFCAVNPGRIVRRTEIAQACNASENHLAQVIYLLAQQGFLKTIRGRSGGLTLARPPEEVTVGEVFRKFERVLAFSDCIGPEKGDCPLAGNCRLTCVLNGALDAFYARLDATRLSDLVDGNDALARQLRVA
- a CDS encoding glycogen/starch/alpha-glucan phosphorylase, which gives rise to MTDSSHSFSELLPGDLSTDILRHLTFTLGKDGANASLYDWRMALSYAVRDRIVEPWFKSTRKTWATGHKRVCYLSMEFLIGRLLEDAITNLGLYDKADQAMSAVGMDLRALIGNEPDAALGNGGLGRLAACFMESMATVGCPAYGYGIRYEHGLFRQIFEGGRQVETPEDWLSQAHPWEFPRPESAYLIGFKGEVARKDGRQIWTPGETVLAEAYDTPVIGWQGKWANTLRLWAAKPTTQFDLERFNRGDYAAAAEPEALARTLSRVLYPDDTTYQGKELRLKQEFLLTSAALQDIIRRFLTANSNLRDLPKHVAIQMNDTHPAIAGPELIRLLTDEHGMDFADALETAQGCLGYTNHTLLPEALERWATFTFGNVLPRHMQIVERIDAWHRETYNPPHYVGIVKHHEVRMGELAFITSHKVNGVSALHSDLVKKNLFSELNILHPGRIINETNGVTPRRWLKMCNRPLAALITETIGEGWEDDLDRLKGLEPHVGDAGFCEAFHEAKRINKIRVSNRIGEAYGIKVSPDAMFDVQVKRIHEYKRQLLNILETIAHWNKLRNGQIANPVPRVKIFGGKAAPGYAVAKEIIRLINDTAEVINNDPKTGDLLKVVYPANYNVSMAEWLVPAADLSEQISTAGKEASGTGNMKFMMNGAPTIGTLDGANVEILQEVGAENFFLFGLTAEEVIERRKEAEHERRAIEASQELQDALQMIAEGRFSPDQPDRYHGIVHGVWHHDYFLVSSDFASYHAVQSQVDAAFADRGRWTRMAALNTARSGFFSSDRTIRGYMKDVWNVTSAL